One genomic segment of Choristoneura fumiferana chromosome Z, NRCan_CFum_1, whole genome shotgun sequence includes these proteins:
- the LOC141440976 gene encoding uncharacterized protein: MSVGKVGLFDLAKDNWEMYIDRLEQYFVANSVKSELKVATLITVIESEAYELMVSLCTPAKPASMTCTELVALMQGHLNPKPSLLAERFKFRKRVQQNNESIANFVTDLKKLSKDCSFKGDSLKENLRDQFVCGLVNDDIRQKLFTEDDSITFDKAYRLAVAMEAAETNAALVDDCARNRTGDSVPTSAAAAVVHQLRATARSRPAGGSGRAADRSGGPSASSGAGSGKMRGHNKNYNTTSRIECKVCGSKHDGSTSKYKIYVCRICNKEGHLKKMCPKLRGDSTLYNVIEEKVSVLEDSDDNTVFDYFVYVL; encoded by the coding sequence ATGTCCGTTGGAAAAGTGGGGCTGTTTGACCTTGCAAAGGACAACTGGGAAATGTACATTGACCGCTTAGAACAATATTTCGTGGCAAATTCGGTGAAAAGTGAACTTAAGGTGGCAACGTTAATCACAGTGATCGAAAGTGAAGCCTACGAACTGATGGTTAGTCTGTGTACGCCCGCCAAGCCCGCCTCGATGACCTGCACGGAGCTAGTGGCACTCATGCAAGGACATTTGAACCCGAAACCGAGTTTGCTCGCCGAACGTTTTAAGTTTCGCAAACGAGTACAGCAAAATAACGAAAGCATTGCTAATTTCGTAACGGACCTTAAAAAACTAAGCAAGGATTGCAGTTTCAAAGGGGACAGTCTAAAGGAAAACTTGAGAGATCAGTTTGTGTGCGGATTAGTAAACGATGACATCAGACAGAAATTGTTTACGGAAGACGACTCGATCACTTTTGACAAGGCGTACAGGCTCGCTGTAGCCATGGAGGCAGCCGAGACGAACGCAGCACTGGTGGATGACTGTGCACGGAATCGAACCGGTGACAGTGTCCCGaccagcgcggcggcggcggtggtgCATCAGCTGAGAGCAACAGCCCGGTCACGGCCGGCAGGCGGCAGTGGACGCGCGGCGGACCGCAGCGGTGGTCCAAGTGCATCGAGCGGAGCGGGAAGCGGAAAAATGCGAGGACACAACAAGAATTACAACACTACTTCTAGGATCGAATGCAAGGTTTGCGGCAGCAAACATGATGGAAGTACaagcaaatataaaatatatgtgtGCAGGATATGTAACAAGGAAGGGcacctaaaaaaaatgtgtcctaAGTTACGGGGAGATTCTACGTTATACAATGTGATAGAAGAAAAGGTATCAGTGTTGGAAGATTCGGAcgataatacggtatttgactattttgtatatgttttataa
- the LOC141441055 gene encoding uncharacterized protein, translating to MCVYLPDFILRPLIDKTIYKVRARVGKSATLDCKLFEGDGEIMFVWLFSSNFYGRFHEIDTGISSYVIPSVTFDHAGFYRCVATSLLGEDSHTMELIVPVQHVLKQGHRS from the exons ATGTGTGTGTATCTACCAG attttatACTACGCCCATTAATAGATAAAACAATATACAAAGTTCGAGCAAGAGTAGGCAAATCAGCTACACTAGATTGCAA ACTATTTGAAGGTGACGGAGAAATAATGTTTGTCTGGCTATTCTCGAGTAATTTTTATGGCCGATTCCATGAAATAGATACGGGAATATCTAGTTACGTGATACCTTCAGTAACCTTTGACCACGCCGGTTTTTACCGCTGCGTTGCCACGAGTTTGCTCGGAGAAGATTCTCATACTATGGAACTGATTGTACCAG